The proteins below are encoded in one region of Silene latifolia isolate original U9 population chromosome 2, ASM4854445v1, whole genome shotgun sequence:
- the LOC141640735 gene encoding uncharacterized protein LOC141640735 has product MDQSTSTSLGIPQSAHAKGTKSVNEIVGIPKVDLDAIVEEEPTESMILVEDASELGNEDDDGDGWQEVRHVKKTPTPPSSPKSGVLQFTVDDVKSAIEYWSTAVICYVLEGNPPWELISGHIKRIWGQHHYDKLSFLPNGVFTVRFPTLECKNLVLQHGYPMFDNKPIGVHPWTEDALLIKAPVKRQYVRADNATLDKTRLGFARLMVEVQVGQEFPDKLYFNDEHGRQNCVIVEYEWKPIICSVCKGIGQHQSLCRKPSKPKPKVTQVWKPKTVVPSKVVVDPTSMVTTAAQSSSMIGTNSTLMTNDSLAPNLGGEATRVSADLSYADALTSPLRSPSNGSTQAQPVTANQGGPATKDSTENKVGLYGLVETKVKSTNFTTVLNNIGQRWYGINNNMHHPGGRVWIIWLPQIFNVHLVHSSDQQITVDVTNRQSVNHFWFTVVYGSNSDTERIIVNWWILKPRGLSIPGITNKTLILGSAAPMLRKTSSRYFNMWGQSKDFANIVQSKWDKLITGVRMYQVVSKLKTLKKPLKDLNKQNFSDIDNAADLAWFLLDSLQTKLHLNPHDMNLREAEQQAAQNYNTLHRAQMSFMRQKAKVEWLKGGDENTGFFHKQIKARHIQNKVLSIKDTHGTLHKEPVLIENAFLEFYTDLLGTSRQTSSVHIPTVRTGKLITDQQKSLLLRHVTYDEIKKYIFSIPSSKAPGHDGYSSQFFKDSWDIIGNDVSAAITDFFNTGQLLKQLNATLVTLIPKVANPSSVHEFRPIACCNVIYKCIAKLLCARLSDVLPDIISPNQGGFIKGRNIVENVLICQDLVRLYKRKSASPRCLIKIDLRKAYDTIEWSFLHSMLVALNFPTGFIDKIMTCVTTTAYSLSLSGNSFGFFKGKRGLRQGDPLSPLLFTICMEYLSRILHVISNQDDFRFHPLCRPLKLNHLLFADDLLLFSKGTASSIMWMLRAFSTFSKASGLCFNREKSDIYFNGVPSHVMTNIIQVSGFRQGELPFRYLGVPISSHKLSKNDGMKLTDRITARIRYWGTRQLSYTGRLTLINSVLTSLHSYWASMFLIPNGIMNKIGAICRNFLWSGKDSYQRSPNVSWDRCCSPKDEGGFGIKDLKNWNRALLGKYIWWLAKKKDHLWLDVEKDSLYYVPSLSKPTLMIVADECHDYLFFSCQFSMKCIRSLQSRLGVHFSANNLSQWAANGRTRSKHQRNIISACHVGVTYVIWTARNKARLDNYVMHPEYIAKTVIKDVVMRFWAKNTSALPAKDISWLRQHS; this is encoded by the exons ATGGATCAATCAACGTCTACTTCTTTGGGGATTCCCCAATCTGCACATGCCAAAGGAACAAAGTCTGTCAATGAGATTGTCGGTATACCGAAAGTTGACCTGGATGCTATTGTTGAGGAAGAACCCACTGAAAGTATGATACTTGTTGAAGATGCTAGTGAACTTGGCAATGAGGATGATGATGGGGATGGTTGGCAGGAAGTTCGTCATGTTAAGAAAACCCCTACTCCGCCTTCGTCTCCCAAATCTGGTGTCTTACAATTTACTGTTGATGATGTGAAATCTGCGATAGAGTATTGGAGTACGGCTGTTATTTGTTATGTCTTAGAAGGCAATCCACCGTGGGAATTAATTTCGGGGCATATCAAACGCATTTGGGGGCAGCACCACTATGATAAGCTCTCTTTTCTACCTAATGGGGTGTTTACTGTTCGTTTTCCCACTTTGGAGTGCAAAAACCTTGTCCTTCAACATGGTTACCCTATGTTTGACAATAAGCCCATAGGTGTTCACCCATGGACTGAGGATGCTTTATTAATTAAAGCTCCTGTTAAAA GGCAGTATGTTAGGGCTGATAATGCTACTTTAGACAAGACCAGACTTGGCTTTGCTCGTTTAATGGTTGAAGTGCAAGTGGGTCAGGAGTTTCCTGATAAATTGTACTTTAATGATGAACATGGTCGTCAGAATTGTGTCATTGTGGAGTATGAATGGAAGCCTATCATCTGTTCTGTGTGCAAAGGAATAGGACAACATCAGAGTCTATGCAGAAAACCCTCTAAACCTAAACCTAAAGTGACTCAGGTATGGAAGCCTAAAACCGTGGTGCCTTCTAAGGTTGTGGTGGATCCTACATCAATGGTGACTACTGCTGCCCAGTCTTCCAGTATGATAGGAACAAATTCTACTCTGATGACTAATGACTCTTTAGCACCTAATCTTGGAGGAGAGGCTACAAGAGTGTCAGCAGATTTGTCCTATGCTGATGCTCTTACCTCTCCCCTAAGATCTCCTTCAAATGGGTCAACTCAGGCACAACCTGTGACAGCTAATCAGGGGGGACCTGCCACTAAGGACTCAACTGAG AATAAAGTAGGTCTTTATGGATTAGTTGAAACTAAGGTTAAGTCTACTAATTTTACTACTGTTTTGAATAATATTGGTCAAAGGTGGTATGGTATCAATAATAATATGCATCACCCTGGGGGTAGAGTATGGATTATTTGGTTGCCTCAAATTTTCAATGTTCATTTAGTGCACTCTTCTGATCAGCAGATTACTGTGGATGTCACTAATAGGCAGTCTGTGAATCATTTCTGGTTTACTGTGGTTTATGGGTCTAACTCTGATACTGAAAGG ATTATTGTGAACTGGTGGATCTTAAAGCCCAGGGGTCTTTCTATACCTGGAATAACAAACAAGACCCTTATACTAGG ATCTGCAGCTCCTATGCTTAGGAAAACTTCCTCTAGATACTTTAACATGTGGGGACAGTCCAAGGATTTTGCCAACATAGTTCAATCTAAATGGGACAAACTAATTACCGGGGTTAGAATGTATCAAGTGGTGTCCAAGTTGAAAACCCTTAAGAAGCCTCTGAAAGATCTTAACAAGCAAAATTTCTCTGATATTGATAATGCAGCTGATCTTGCCTGGTTTCTTTTGGATAGTTTACAGACAAAGTTGCATCTTAATCCTCATGACATGAATCTCAGGGAGGCTGAACAACAAGCTGCTCAGAATTATAATACTCTTCATAGAGCTCAAATGAGTTTCATGAGACAAAAAGCTAAGGTTGAATGGCTTAAGGGTGGGGATGAAAATACTGGTTTCTTTCATAAGCAGATTAAGGCAAGACACATTCAGAACAAGGTCCTCAGTATTAAGGATACCCATGGTACCCTTCATAAGGAACCTGTGCTCATTGAGAATGCCTTCTTGGAGTTTTACACTGATCTCCTTGGAACCAGCAGACAGACCTCTTCAGTGCATATCCCTACTGTCAGGACTGGGAAGCTTATAACTGATCAACAAAAATCTCTTCTTTTGAGACATGTCACCTATGATGAGATTAAGAAATACATCTTCTCTATTCCCTCATCCAAGGCTCCAGGTCATGATGGCTATTCCAGCCAGTTCTTCAAGGACTCCTGGGATATTATAGGTAATGATGTTAGTGCTGCCATCACTGATTTCTTTAACACTGGCCAGCTTCTGAAGCAACTGAATGCTACACTAGTTACCCTTATTCCTAAGGTTGCTAACCCCTCTAGTGTCCATGAATTTCGACCTATAGCATGTTGTAATGTCATTTACAAATGcatagctaagttgttgtgtgcAAGATTAAGTGATGTGCTTCCTGATATTATCAGTCCCAATCAGGGTGGGTTCATTAAGGGGAGGAACATTGTGGAGAATGTACTCATCTGTCAGGATCTTGTGAGGCTTTATAAGAGGAAGAGTGCTTCACCCAGATGTCTCATTAAAATAGATCTAAGGAAAGCTTATGACACTATTGAATGGTCCTTTCTGCACAGTATGTTGGTTGCTCTTAATTTCCCTACTGGTTTCATTGACAAAATCATGACTTGTGTAACTACTACTGCCTATTCCCTTTCTTTAAGTGGCAATAGCTTTGGCTTTTTCAAGGGAAAAAGAGGACTTAGACAAGGAGACCCCTTGTCTCCTCTTTTGTTTACCATATGTATGGAATACTTATCAAGGATCCTCCATGTCATCAGTAACCAGGATGACTTCAGATTTCACCCATTGTGCAGACCTCTTAAATTAAATCACTTATTATTTGCGGATGATTTGCTCCTATTTTCTAAGGGTACTGCTTCTTCAATTATGTGGATGCTGAGAGCTTTCTCCACTTTCTCCAAGGCAAGTGGTCTTTGCTTCAATAGGGAGAAGTCAGACATATACTTCAATGGGGTTCCTTCACATGTGATGACAAATATTATTCAAGTTTCTGGATTTAGACAAGGGGAGCTGCCATTCAGATATTTGGGTGTCCCTATCTCTTCCCATAAACTTAGTAAGAATGATGGCATGAAGCTCACTGATAGAATTACTGCTAGAATCAGATATTGGGGCACTAGACAACTATCATATACTGGTAGATTGACTCTCATCAACTCTGTACTCACTTCCTTACACTCCTATTGGGCTAGTATGTTTCTTATTCCTAATGGCATAATGAACAAGATTGGGGCAATTTGTAGGAATTTTTTATGGAGTGGTAAAGACTCTTATCAAAGATCTCCTAATGTAAGTTGGGATAGATGCTGCAGCCCTAAAGATGAAGGGGGATTCGGTATTAAAGACTTGAAAAACTGGAATAGGGCTTTGCTTGGTAAATATATCTGGTGGCTTGCTAAAAAGAAGGATCACCTTTGG TTGGACGTGGAAAAAGATAGCTTATATTATGTCCCTTCTTTAAGCAAGCCTACACTAATGATTGTTG CTGATGAATGTCATGACTATCTTTTCTTCAGTTGCCAGTTCAGTATGAAGTGCATCCGCTCATTACAAAGCCGTCTGGGCGTGCATTTCTCAGCTAACAATCTGTCCCAGTGGGCTGCTAATGGAAGGACGCGAAGTAAACACCAGAGGAACATTATTTCTGCTTGTCATGTAGGTGTTACCTATGTTATTTGGACTGCGAGGAACAAGGCCAGACTTGATAACTATGTTATGCATCCTGAGTACATTGCTAAGACTGTTATCAAGGATGTTGTTATGAGATTTTGGGCTAAGAATACCTCAGCTCTACCTGCCAAAGATATTAGTTGGTTACGTCAACATAGCTAG